The genome window GTAATCGGGGACATGATCCCCATGAGAATACTGCCCGGGAGCATCAGCAGTCCTGATTGCACGGGGGTGAAGTGAAGAATGTTTTGCACGTAGACCGGCAGCAGGATCATCCCGGAGTAAAGCGTCATGTTTACCATCAAACTTATGAGGATCGCCAGGGAATACGCCGGGATTTTAAAAATGCGAAATTCCAGCATGGCGTGATCAATATGGAGCTGCCGCCACACAAACACCGCCAGGCTGATGCAGCCGATGAGCAGCATGGCGATCACTTCCAGACTGCCCCAGCCCTTTCCACCTGCCGTACTGAATCCGTACAACAATCCCCCAAAGCCAATGGTGGAATAGATGACGCCCCACACGTCCAGCTTGGGTTTTCCCGTTTCCGTCACGTTCTTCAGGATGAAAGAAGAAAAGATCAGGACAATCAGCGCGATCGGCAAAACAACGAAAAACAGGACACGCCACGAATAGTGCTCCACGATCCATCCCGACAAAGTAGGACCGATCGCCGGAGCGAACACCATCGCGATCCCTACGACCCCCATCGCTGATCCCCGCTTTTCCAGCGGAAACATATTGAAAATGACGTTGGTCATGAGAGGCATGATGATCCCGGCACCAGCTGCTTGAATCACCCTCCCAATCAGCATGACAGAAAAGGCCGGAGCTGTTCCACAGACGAGTGTGCCGAGGGCGAATAAGCTCATAGCGGTGATGAACAACTGTCTGGTCGTAAATTTCTGCATCATGAACGCTGTAGTCGGGATCAGCACACCATTGACCAGCATGTAAATGGTAATCACCCATTGTGCGGTAGAGGTGTTAATATGAAACTGGTCCATCAGCTTGGGCAGTGCGACGTTCAGCAAAGTCTGATTCAGCAAAGCCGCGATTGCCCCCGCGATGATGACGGCAAGAATCGGGCCTCTTCGCACCTCTTGTTTTTCTGTATGGTTATGGTTATCTTTCGCCATTCGCCGAACTCCTTCACTACTCGATATAGGGATGATTTGTCATTCCTGCCTGTTTAGTATGCGACCTAACCCTATTTGACATTCGAGTTGCCAAAGCAAACCAAAAAACCTTCCGAATCCAGTCCGGAAGGTTTAGTAGAGCTAGAGACAATCATTCGTTTTGGTATTTTTTCAGGACGATCACGGCATTGTGTCCCCCAAAGCCAAAGGAATTGGAGATTCCAATGGTGATGCCGGCACGTCTCGCATGATTCGGCACGTAATCGAGGTCACAAAGCGGGTCAGGCACATCCAGATTGATCGTGGGCGGGATGATTCCCTCCTGCAAGCTTTTGGCCAGAGCGATCGCTTCCACACCACCGGAGGCTCCCAGCATATGACCGGTCATCG of Brevibacillus choshinensis contains these proteins:
- a CDS encoding DHA2 family efflux MFS transporter permease subunit, with protein sequence MAKDNHNHTEKQEVRRGPILAVIIAGAIAALLNQTLLNVALPKLMDQFHINTSTAQWVITIYMLVNGVLIPTTAFMMQKFTTRQLFITAMSLFALGTLVCGTAPAFSVMLIGRVIQAAGAGIIMPLMTNVIFNMFPLEKRGSAMGVVGIAMVFAPAIGPTLSGWIVEHYSWRVLFFVVLPIALIVLIFSSFILKNVTETGKPKLDVWGVIYSTIGFGGLLYGFSTAGGKGWGSLEVIAMLLIGCISLAVFVWRQLHIDHAMLEFRIFKIPAYSLAILISLMVNMTLYSGMILLPVYVQNILHFTPVQSGLLMLPGSILMGIMSPITGRLFDKFGARYLAITGLVITTATTFGFTKLSLYTSYSYLLTLYTVRMLGLSMLMMPVMTSGLNALPLRLNPHGTAMSNTINAIGGALGTSLFVTIMTTKSAAHTADIIRGSHINPADQAQVGLATMQGMAMGTNDAFMIATLFAIVALVLAMFLRNPRKREDEVREKKGAPQPS